One genomic window of Garra rufa chromosome 2, GarRuf1.0, whole genome shotgun sequence includes the following:
- the LOC141326445 gene encoding uncharacterized protein, whose protein sequence is MEETETELQICSEQDVLGADFITVELDTQPIEYVVKWAEVGSKFTIACVKKDLDEAACFTPEQLVKVEPDETFFVPYESVYPECDEADSELIATHEEEVASESEFNDNTEAGNSQLCEEEDVTDICWEKEVSQARTYNCRFCGKSYSHSSSLARHLHVHSDRSTLASSKDFTKLCENKKSLQCNLCGVRCNGKRLLAIHKKCHKTKRLHTCNTCGKSFNHSSSLSRHRLIHKKGLDINVRPLYPTPTPAPIMTQHSFPVAHSTSKRTLSGEREKQYQCAQCDRVFSHSAALSKHQVAHVRQLLNSYTHGKDSLDKSSDLKIRLKLCSRDKPNYYTLCKKNKHSKGGKKRLYLPNEERPYPCRTCNKRFSHTTSLSRHEHTHASGKCYACNVCKKTFVRLSNLKQHQQTHATGKLYRCPQCGKTFVHSSSFSRHKKVHSMMKLSPKEEVIKCEEELVIDEVAPLEYESE, encoded by the coding sequence ATGGAGGAGACCGAAACAGAGCTGCAGATCTGCTCCGAGCAGGACGTTTTAGGAGCAGACTTCATCACGGTGGAGCTAGACACCCAGCCCATCGAATATGTGGTCAAGTGGGCCGAAGTGGGCTCAAAATTCACTATAGCCTGTGTGAAAAAGGATTTGGACGAGGCTGCTTGCTTCACCCCCGAGCAGTTGGTGAAAGTAGAACCGGATGAGACGTTCTTCGTCCCTTACGAATCGGTGTACCCAGAATGTGACGAAGCAGATTCAGAATTGATAGCGACGCATGAGGAAGAGGTGGCGAGCGAATCAGAATTCAACGACAACACGGAAGCGGGGAACAGCCAGTTGTGCGAAGAAGAGGATGTTACGGATATTTGCTGGGAGAAAGAGGTGTCTCAAGCTAGAACATATAACTGCCGCTTTTGCGGGAAGAGCTACAGCCATTCCTCCAGCCTCGCTCGGCATCTCCACGTCCACTCGGATAGATCGACCCTCGCCTCCTCGAAAGATTTCACCAAGTTGTGCGAGAACAAAAAGTCCCTGCAGTGCAACCTTTGCGGAGTGCGGTGCAACGGCAAGCGGCTTTTGGCGATACACAAGAAATGCCATAAAACCAAAAGACTGCACACGTGCAACACATGCGGGAAGTCGTTCAATCACAGCTCTAGTCTGTCGAGGCACAGACTGATCCACAAAAAAGGCTTGGATATAAACGTCAGGCCGTTATACCCGACTCCAACCCCAGCTCCCATCATGACCCAACACAGTTTCCCAGTCGCTCACAGCACGAGTAAAAGAACCCTCTCAGGCGAGCGAGAGAAACAGTACCAATGCGCCCAATGCGACAGAGTCTTCAGCCACTCCGCCGCTCTCTCCAAGCACCAGGTTGCTCACGTGCGACAGCTGCTCAACTCGTACACGCACGGCAAAGACTCGCTCGACAAGTCGTCGGACCTCAAGATCCGCCTCAAGCTCTGCTCCCGCGACAAGCCCAACTACTACACGCTGTGCAAGAAGAACAAGCACAGTAAAGGAGGCAAGAAGAGGCTGTACCTGCCGAACGAGGAGCGGCCGTACCCCTGCCGCACGTGCAACAAACGCTTCAGCCACACCACCAGCCTCTCGCGGCACGAGCACACGCACGCCAGCGGCAAGTGCTACGCGTGCAACGTCTGCAAGAAGACCTTCGTTCGGCTCTCCAACCTCAAGCAGCACCAGCAAACGCACGCTACGGGAAAACTCTACCGATGCCCACAGTGCGGGAAAACTTTTGTGCACTCCTCCAGCTTCTCGCGGCATAAGAAGGTCCACTCCATGATGAAACTGTCCCCGAAAGAGGAAGTCATTAAGTGCGAAGAGGAGCTGGTCATCGACGAGGTGGCTCCGCTGGAATACGAGTCTGAGTGA